The following proteins come from a genomic window of Venturia canescens isolate UGA chromosome 4, ASM1945775v1, whole genome shotgun sequence:
- the LOC122409817 gene encoding uncharacterized LOC122409817: MRKVRRFTFQRTMTREIEIVFSTDDESESNDCADFSTIPSKTRKFSSDEDCEAEAGNEPRELPATGSAALSYDDASSMNVSSSTSPLNRMEKKTKRKPPRPRQKQFAIGKRTRVQKPCANAVTKDEEKIETSVRRYCTADEMVRAACLNIQNYQDLALCEWSELVLLHLAHSPSVDAPSELTWHQVQSICHNYEWSVRVSSAMKDHLPGVVTLLGLLSTNRREKQRCGALLPDDKRMFFTEPTIDKACLNKYLPAVRAITNAPSLLRLNQNKK; this comes from the coding sequence ATGAGAAAAGTACGGCGGTTTACCTTTCAACGTACGATGACGAGAGAAATCGAAATTGTATTCAGCACCGACGACGAAAGCGAGAGTAACGATTGCGCGGACTTTTCCACAATACCCAGCAAAACAAGGAAGTTTTCGTCGGACGAGGACTGCGAGGCGGAAGCAGGCAACGAACCGCGCGAGTTACCGGCAACCGGCTCGGCCGCGTTGAGTTACGACGATGCGAGCTCGATGAACGTTTCGTCGTCGACTTCGCCTCTCAACcgcatggaaaaaaaaactaaacgaaAGCCTCCGCGACCAAGGCAAAAGCAATTTGCGATCGGCAAACGAACGCGCGTACAAAAGCCTTGTGCAAATGCGGTTACGAaagatgaggaaaaaattgagacGAGTGTTCGGCGTTATTGTACCGCCGATGAAATGGTCCGCGCGGCCTGTCTCAATATACAaaattaccaagatttagcgTTGTGCGAATGGAGCGAATTAGTGTTACTGCATCTGGCCCATTCTCCCAGCGTCGATGCACCATCGGAATTGACGTGGCATCAGGTACAGTCCATTTGTCACAACTACGAGTGGAGTGTCCGCGTGTCGAGTGCCATGAAAGATCATTTGCCGGGAGTGGTAACGTTGCTCGGTTTGCTCAGTACCAACCGGCGTGAGAAACAGCGTTGCGGCGCACTCTTGCCCGACGATAAACGTATGTTCTTTACCGAACCGACCATCGACAAAGCATGCCTCAACAAATATCTTCCAGCTGTCCGAGCAATTACAAACGCCCCGAGTTTATTGCGCctcaatcaaaataaaaagtag
- the LOC122409793 gene encoding uncharacterized LOC122409793, with the protein MTVELSNTPFNQTQAVELAFLERYKLTPYVAHKSTSNTVIHSETLGRHYEWPENATVRDDVLRVFKDCGHTLAIDYTKTYVRKFSLEINCACQRNPSSKHANDALANNIKSRVEVMLKRTTNNEPPQCAMWKNSCSYHLYSDVSVSLPLHLLVAKHLSMNFQEHNLLIEVPPCMPLPYSAKGTSRPYQPMILGQASVELVGRYPFFECITLQHVSSDSLVATIIAEPRPVYVCTTNNTRLVYSKPKFPSNISSVTLGKTFSYMNQLEEFIVQSNRRVAKTLADGGDPTEIELRDLDSRSKEKFREFIVSFNISHFNRSDLSLASFVRVSASDNGGLYLQPYTVAMHKSLEPITVDAFKSVLRTVYKEVASVDETVARFIDMYEVHTYNSYLDTATEMMAHLSYLFINNISPFLTIDARINEVMSNSLHIESPERACKRLQGKKREEKKEVYDQLVRVYVDVMARLKILMYNESTLTWYVANDNGFYKSCKSLTDSNLPCIGEWTGYDKLALDMLAQHLYSRKSFFKTTDLWPVCEFMFATMVGVFNSVTGLYTANTAFLRFVKTRKYAIWDITRPLKSYDKQNHDILKLSYSASRYVNILTNRLTEVFTHFQLAPAVIQLRDVYDIEEFRLTKFFALIQTHTDLRGAYFLVEYYPIDPKFIYIIMYLYDTNELESLLSYEKLVDRVFRYEQERVGENEWRNKFAQQMATLKYDEDEKSYMGTLLSMNGERVRDVSAQFCFYAVIIAVCMIKCRTFETLVRAFGVSRLPPPKSEHPRYSGVKFVTNLACLKKNFERTLDIVFGSNLNYFERCLTEIIVKLGMSTAFDSETTIELVNMVSAIFVPINKNKKLFIFFGKKDTGKSLICNWIQELNSPDVARLTRLEEAVERANITMRHNVTIINEVNTLDSSHIKSITGNDAESMKKFFSQEYELQRSQSLVYGATNNIIKFYSHKSRNMDTDKTTIDRIHAIELRGQQTSEAEYSADSFFMMMTESKFYEGIMNCKESHSANALAWITYVAYYHNRDQNFRPVINVHNRNVKAYKANVYFNNNELYAFMVRSGLTEAEGFTMCKEVLINTVKRSIEDKISSTITKLSDFKLKFSQHYNLALDEVSVVQNIQYTALIQHIQNNMSTIPSQNGIITRDDIDARLKLYNTVLDRENASVFFKLNNKMYYDPTDGGGVYRGVCFAKEDVGSYEIRDETAGSSR; encoded by the coding sequence atgACTGTCGAGTTATCGAATACCCCTTTCAATCAAACGCAGGCCGTGGAGTTGGCGTTTTTAGAACGATACAAATTGACGCCTTACGTCGCGCACAAATCGACAAGCAATACGGTGATACATTCGGAAACGTTGGGCAGGCACTACGAGTGGCCCGAAAACGCGACAGTGCGCGACGATGTTTTGCGCGTATTTAAAGACTGCGGGCACACGTTGGCCATCGATTACACGAAAACTTACGTGCGTAAGTTCTCTCTGGAAATTAATTGCGCGTGTCAACGTAATCCGAGTTCAAAGCACGCGAACGACGCGCTGGCAAATAACATTAAAAGTCGCGTCGAAGTAATGCTGAAGAGAACGACCAATAACGAGCCTCCGCAATGCGCCATGTGGAAAAATAGCTGCAGCTATCATCTGTACAGTGACGTGTCAGTATCGTTGCCTCTACACTTGTTAGTTGCAAAACACTTGAGTATGAATTTTCAGGAGCACAACTTGTTGATCGAAGTGCCGCCATGCATGCCGCTACCGTACTCGGCGAAGGGAACGTCGCGTCCTTACCAACCGATGATCCTCGGCCAAGCATCCGTAGAGCTCGTGGGACGGTACCCATTTTTCGAGTGCATAACGTTACAGCACGTCTCATCGGATTCGCTCGTGGCAACGATAATTGCCGAGCCGCGCCCGGTGTACGTGTGCACGACAAACAATACGCGCCTCGTTTATTCCAAGCCAAAATTCCCCTCAAATATAAGCAGCGTAACACTCGGCAAAACGTTTTCTTACATGAATCAGTTGGAGGAATTCATAGTTCAAAGTAATCGGCGCGTCGCGAAAACATTGGCAGACGGTGGTGATCCAACGGAGATCGAGCTTCGCGACTTGGACTCGCGgagtaaagaaaaatttcggGAGTTTATCGTCAGCTTCAACATCAGCCATTTTAATCGAAGCGATTTGAGTTTGGCCAGCTTCGTGCGAGTTTCGGCGAGCGACAACGGCGGACTGTACCTCCAACCGTACACCGTCGCCATGCACAAATCCCTTGAGCCCATAACCGTAGACGCGTTCAAAAGTGTATTGAGAACAGTGTACAAAGAGGTCGCTAGTGTCGATGAAACTGTGGCTAGATTCATCGACATGTACGAAGTGCACACTTACAACAGTTACTTGGACACTGCGACCGAAATGATGGCGCACTTGAGTTACTTGTTCATCAACAATATCAGCCCTTTCTTGACGATTGATGCGAGAATCAACGAGGTTATGAGCAACTCGCTGCACATCGAATCTCCGGAGCGTGCGTGTAAACGTCTCCAAGGTAAAAAACgcgaagagaaaaaggaggTGTACGATCAGCTCGTTCGCGTTTACGTCGATGTCATGGCTCGACTGAAAATTCTCATGTACAACGAGTCCACGCTCACTTGGTACGTCGCCAATGATAACGGGTTCTACAAGAGTTGCAAAAGTCTGACGGACTCGAACCTTCCGTGCATTGGCGAATGGACCGGCTACGATAAATTGGCCCTCGATATGCTCGCTCAACACTTGTATTcccgaaaaagttttttcaaaacaacgGACCTGTGGCCCGTGTGCGAGTTCATGTTTGCCACGATGGTCGGTGTGTTCAACAGCGTAACCGGCCTGTACACGGCTAACACGGCCTTTCTGAGATTCGTTAAAACCCGGAAATACGCCATTTGGGACATAACGCGACCGCTCAAGTCGTACGATAAACAGAATCACGACATTTTAAAGCTCAGTTACAGTGCTAGCCGTTACGTGAATATTCTGACGAATCGATTGACCGAAGTTTTCACGCACTTTCAACTGGCTCCTGCAGTTATACAGCTGCGCGACGTATACGACATCGAAGAATTCCGTTTGACCAAATTTTTCGCACTCATTCAAACCCACACCGATCTACGGGGAGCCTATTTTTTAGTCGAATACTATCCAATCGATccgaaattcatttacataATAATGTACCTGTACGACACGAACGAGCTGGAAAGCTTGCTGTCGTATGAAAAACTCGTGGATCGAGTGTTTCGGTATGAACAAGAACGCGTCGGTGAGAACGAGTGGAGAAATAAATTTGCCCAACAAATGGCGACGCTCAAGTatgacgaagacgagaaaAGTTACATGGGAACGCTGTTGAGCATGAACGGCGAACGAGTGAGGGACGTGTCAGCACAATTCTGTTTTTACGCTGTGATAATTGCAGTTTGTATGATAAAGTGCAGGACTTTTGAGACTTTGGTACGGGCGTTCGGTGTATCGCGTTTGCCACCGCCGAAAAGCGAGCACCCTCGTTACAGCGGTGTCAAGTTTGTGACTAATCTCgcgtgtttaaaaaaaaatttcgaacggACACTCGACATCGTGTTCGGTTCGAACTTGAATTATTTCGAGCGTTGTTTGACAGAAATAATCGTGAAACTCGGTATGTCGACGGCGTTTGATTCGGAAACGACGATTGAGCTTGTGAATATGGTCTCTGCGATATTCGTTCCGATCAACAAGAACAAAAagctcttcatatttttcgggAAAAAAGATACGGGCAAGTCGCTCATCTGCAACTGGATTCAGGAGCTCAATTCGCCGGACGTCGCCCGCCTGACGAGGCTCGAGGAAGCCGTTGAACGAGCCAACATCACGATGCGCCACAACGTCACGATCATCAACGAAGTCAACACTCTAGACTCGAGCCACATAAAATCCATAACGGGCAACGACGccgaatcgatgaaaaaattcttcagccAAGAGTACGAATTGCAGCGCTCCCAATCACTCGTGTACGGGGCGACGAATaacattataaaattctattcACACAAGAGCCGTAACATGGACACGGACAAGACGACCATCGACCGAATTCACGCGATTGAACTCCGCGGCCAGCAAACCAGTGAAGCGGAATATTCTGCCGACAGCTTTTTCATGATGATGACCGAATCCAAGTTTTACGAAGGCATCATGAATTGCAAGGAGTCACATTCCGCTAACGCTCTTGCCTGGATAACCTACGTCGCTTACTACCATAACCGTGATCAAAACTTCCGACCGGTCATCAACGTGCACAACCGCAACGTCAAGGCATACAAAGCCAATGTGTACTTCAACAATAACGAATTGTACGCGTTTATGGTGCGCTCGGGGCTGACCGAGGCCGAAGGTTTCACAATGTGCAAAGAGGTTCTCATCAATACGGTGAAACGGAGTATCGAAGACAAAATTTCGAGCACCATTACCAAATTGAGCGActtcaaattgaaattctctcaGCACTACAATCTCGCATTGGACGAGGTCTCGGTCGTCCAAAACATCCAGTATACCGCCCTCATTCAACACATACAGAACAACATGAGCACAATCCCTTCTCAAAACGGTATCATTACTCGCGATGACATCGACGCCCGTCTTAAATTGTACAACACGGTGCTCGACCGAGAAAATGCGAGCGTATTTTTCAAGTTGAACAACAAAATGTATTACGATCCTACGGACGGGGGGGGTGTCTATCGAGGTGTCTGCTTTGCCAAAGAAGATGTCGGCAGTTACGAAATAAGGGACGAGACCGCCGGATCATCGAGGTGA